The region GGAATTAGAAGACTTCATCGGTGAAAACGGATACTTTTCCAGTAAATTTGATTTTAATGAAACCGTATTCGGCAAAAGTGAATTGGGCTGGTACGATGCCAGGGAGATTACTCCGGAGGATTATAAGCACTGCTGCTTTGATGCCCAAAGGCATGTGGGAACCTCAGGCTTTTTATCCAACATCATTGAAAACCATGATGAGCCAAGGGGAGTCAGTCATTACATTCCTGCAGGAGAATGTACCATGGAAGCGAAAAAGATGCTTGGCGGCCTGAATTTTATGCTCCGGGGCATCCCATTTCTCTATCAGGGACAGGAAATCGGAATGGAAAATACTGTTTTTTCCAGTATTGATGAGGTGGATGACATTGCCACTCTTGACCAATATAAGACCGCCCTGGAGGCAGGGTACACGCCGGAAGAAGCGCTTGGCATTGTAAGCCGCTACAGCAGGGATAATGCAAGAACTCCCATGCAGTGGGAGGCAACGGCCAATGCAGGATTTACGGAAGGCACCCCCTGGCTGAAGGTGAATCCGAATTATAAGGATATCAATGTGGCTGACCAGATTTCCCGGGATGATTCGGTATTCATGTTCTATAAAAGGCTGATTCAGTTAAGGAAGGATCCCCGGTGGAAGGAAACCATTGTTTATGGAACCCTGGAACCAGTGCTTGAGGGAGAGAAGAATATAATGGCTTACTACCGGAAAGGGCCTAAAACACTCCTTATCATTGGGAATTTTCAAAAAGATGCACAGGAAGCGATTCTGCCCTGCGTACCAAAATCAGTTTTGATCAATAACGGTCCGGAGGTATGTTTAGACCAGAACAAGATTACTTTAAAAGGCTGGCAGTTCCTTGTATTGGAAATTTAAACCGAGCGATGACCCTAAACCAATGTAAGCGGAAAGCTCATAAATAAAAGCAGGAAGCCAGTTTAGAGAGGAAATAACATGAATCAGAAAGAAAGAATGCTTGCCGGACTGCCCTATAA is a window of [Clostridium] saccharolyticum WM1 DNA encoding:
- a CDS encoding alpha-glucosidase, with product MIKKWWHDKTAYQIYPKSFLDSNGDGIGDLRGIIRKLDYLKDLGVDILWLSPIYVSPFADQGYDIADYYNIDPRFGTMEDMEELIKKAKEREMDIVMDLVVNHCSDEHKWFQLACADPEGEYGKYFYIREKKDGKSPTNWRSYFGNSVWSDIPGTNKQYLHSFHKKQPDLNWENPAVREEIYKNINWWLDKGLGGFRIDAIINIKKALPFESYQPDREDGLCSIQEMLSHANGVGEFLSEMRDRCFKPHDAFTVGEVFDEKPEELEDFIGENGYFSSKFDFNETVFGKSELGWYDAREITPEDYKHCCFDAQRHVGTSGFLSNIIENHDEPRGVSHYIPAGECTMEAKKMLGGLNFMLRGIPFLYQGQEIGMENTVFSSIDEVDDIATLDQYKTALEAGYTPEEALGIVSRYSRDNARTPMQWEATANAGFTEGTPWLKVNPNYKDINVADQISRDDSVFMFYKRLIQLRKDPRWKETIVYGTLEPVLEGEKNIMAYYRKGPKTLLIIGNFQKDAQEAILPCVPKSVLINNGPEVCLDQNKITLKGWQFLVLEI